The following coding sequences lie in one Nocardioides sambongensis genomic window:
- a CDS encoding AAA family ATPase: MTDPSTSGTTLTSALDALVAVARRSGVDPGAALREGESLAATVAEPNKGAFVEWAEQTGRAVADGGAEAFFDAAVAGRRFRAGPTPSMSLLSLERSPHAPDYARALGEVALAASALGTVDPRAVGNAAMATSAQLGEPTASASPAGPGQGAFDLGPDPQRQQVPGVGDHVLDQLRTAGNEVQQRIRDLAVTRGTSGTSGLSGGPVPTDGPAPTDGPASRGTPPDRADPAGATETAGDEPEDAPDQTPEPEEEPKSVEELLAELDALIGLKTVKGEIHRQAAVLRVEGLRQQAGLETPTITRHLVFNGNPGTGKTTVARLVAGIYRALGLLSKGQLVEVDRSELVAGYLGQTAAKTAEVVGSAEGGVLFIDEAYALSGDQYGKEAIDTLVKEMEDKRNDLVVIVAGYPLPMAVFISENPGLESRFRTTIDFVDYTDDELVDIFASMVTGADYDAGEEVLERLREILGDVVRGPSFGNARFVRNLLEAAIGHHAWRLREVAEPTLEQLRTLEPDDLVVDPNTDPGAEADAAPVGHATELVPPVDVVDPTPVEPFEAPAESGEGS, translated from the coding sequence GTGACCGATCCCTCCACCTCCGGTACGACGCTGACCTCCGCGTTGGACGCGCTGGTCGCGGTCGCCCGCCGCAGCGGCGTCGACCCCGGCGCAGCGCTCCGCGAGGGCGAGTCCCTCGCCGCGACCGTGGCCGAGCCCAACAAGGGGGCCTTCGTGGAGTGGGCCGAGCAGACCGGCCGCGCGGTCGCGGACGGCGGCGCGGAGGCGTTCTTCGACGCGGCCGTCGCCGGACGCCGGTTCCGCGCCGGCCCGACGCCGTCGATGTCGTTGCTGAGCCTGGAACGCTCCCCGCACGCGCCCGACTACGCCCGCGCGCTCGGCGAGGTCGCGCTCGCCGCCAGCGCCCTCGGCACGGTCGACCCGCGAGCCGTCGGCAACGCAGCGATGGCGACGTCCGCGCAGTTGGGGGAGCCGACGGCGTCAGCGTCCCCGGCCGGCCCCGGGCAGGGTGCGTTCGACCTCGGCCCGGACCCGCAGCGACAGCAGGTGCCGGGCGTGGGTGACCACGTCCTCGACCAGCTCCGCACCGCGGGCAACGAGGTGCAGCAGCGGATCCGGGACCTGGCGGTCACCCGGGGGACGTCCGGCACCTCCGGGCTGTCCGGGGGGCCCGTGCCCACCGATGGCCCGGCGCCCACCGATGGCCCAGCGTCACGTGGCACGCCCCCGGACCGGGCGGACCCGGCGGGCGCGACCGAGACCGCCGGCGACGAGCCGGAGGACGCTCCGGATCAGACGCCCGAGCCGGAGGAGGAGCCGAAGTCGGTCGAGGAGCTGCTGGCCGAGCTGGACGCGCTGATCGGCCTGAAGACCGTGAAGGGCGAGATCCACCGCCAGGCCGCGGTGCTGCGCGTCGAAGGACTGCGCCAGCAGGCCGGCCTGGAGACCCCGACGATCACCCGGCACCTGGTCTTCAACGGCAACCCCGGCACCGGCAAGACCACCGTGGCCCGGCTGGTCGCCGGGATCTACCGGGCGTTGGGCCTGCTCTCCAAGGGCCAGCTGGTCGAGGTGGACCGCTCCGAGCTGGTCGCCGGCTACCTCGGCCAGACCGCCGCCAAGACCGCCGAGGTGGTCGGCTCCGCCGAGGGCGGCGTGCTCTTCATCGACGAGGCCTACGCGCTCTCCGGCGACCAGTACGGCAAGGAGGCCATCGACACCCTGGTCAAGGAGATGGAGGACAAGCGCAACGACCTGGTCGTCATCGTCGCCGGCTATCCGCTGCCGATGGCCGTCTTCATCTCCGAGAACCCGGGGCTGGAGAGCCGGTTCCGCACCACCATCGACTTCGTCGACTACACCGACGACGAGCTGGTCGACATCTTCGCCTCGATGGTCACCGGCGCCGACTACGACGCCGGTGAGGAGGTCCTCGAGCGCCTCCGCGAGATCCTCGGCGACGTGGTGCGCGGTCCGTCCTTCGGCAACGCCCGGTTCGTGCGCAACCTGCTCGAGGCGGCGATCGGCCACCACGCCTGGCGGCTGCGCGAGGTCGCGGAGCCGACACTGGAGCAGTTGCGCACGCTGGAGCCCGACGACCTCGTCGTCGACCCGAACACCGACCCCGGTGCCGAGGCGGACGCCGCGCCGGTCGGCCACGCCACGGAGCTGGTGCCGCCGGTCGACGTCGTCGACCCGACGCCGGTGGAGCCGTTCGAGGCCCCGGCCGAGTCAGGAGAGGGATCGTGA
- a CDS encoding glutamate ABC transporter substrate-binding protein: MSTRPRRLRTATATVVAALAASALVGCSYEPTAVPEPAAETTDAPAASEATCTTDESTLASYAPDDSGGATVQRIRDRGRIIVGVSADTFKMGSRNPETNKIEGFDIDIVRAVAQAIFGADFDGGASIQFRVITAADRIPLLVDGDVDMVVRNMTVNCERWEEIRFSQIYYEATQKVLIGKETADELEASGEEFAIADLAGQTVCAPEGSTSINNITEAEPDAEVAAAANHTGCLVDFQQGEVDAITGDDTVLAGLVAQDPLAVVPEQQPLTTEPYGVGVGPDAADLAAFVNAVLEDMRSDGRWQRSYRKWLAPYLAEDATQPQPVQPYRSR, translated from the coding sequence ATGAGCACCCGTCCGCGCCGGCTCCGCACGGCCACCGCCACCGTCGTGGCCGCCCTCGCCGCGAGCGCCCTGGTCGGCTGCTCCTACGAGCCGACCGCCGTCCCCGAGCCCGCGGCGGAGACCACCGACGCGCCGGCCGCCTCGGAGGCCACCTGCACCACGGACGAGTCGACCCTCGCCTCCTACGCGCCGGACGACTCCGGCGGCGCCACGGTGCAACGGATCCGCGATCGCGGCCGGATCATCGTCGGGGTCTCCGCCGACACCTTCAAGATGGGCTCCCGCAATCCGGAGACCAACAAGATCGAGGGCTTCGACATCGACATCGTCCGCGCCGTCGCGCAGGCGATCTTCGGGGCGGACTTCGACGGAGGCGCCTCGATCCAGTTCCGGGTGATCACCGCCGCCGACCGGATCCCGCTGCTCGTCGACGGCGACGTCGACATGGTGGTGCGCAACATGACCGTCAACTGCGAGCGGTGGGAGGAGATCCGGTTCTCCCAGATCTACTACGAGGCCACCCAGAAGGTGCTGATCGGCAAGGAGACCGCCGACGAGCTCGAGGCGTCCGGCGAGGAGTTCGCTATCGCCGACCTGGCCGGGCAGACCGTCTGCGCGCCCGAGGGGTCGACCAGCATCAACAACATCACCGAGGCCGAGCCGGACGCCGAGGTGGCCGCGGCGGCCAACCACACCGGCTGCCTGGTCGACTTCCAGCAGGGCGAGGTCGACGCGATCACCGGCGACGACACCGTGCTGGCCGGCCTGGTCGCCCAGGACCCGCTCGCCGTGGTGCCCGAGCAGCAGCCGCTGACCACCGAGCCCTACGGGGTCGGTGTCGGCCCGGATGCCGCGGACCTCGCCGCCTTCGTCAACGCGGTGCTGGAGGACATGCGCTCCGACGGACGCTGGCAGCGGTCCTACCGCAAGTGGCTGGCGCCGTACCTGGCCGAGGACGCGACCCAGCCGCAACCCGTCCAGCCCTACCGGAGCCGGTGA
- a CDS encoding serine/threonine-protein kinase: MATSASRVQSAAIGSRRAGRDGSSATRRTRVGSQRMRAARLGAGLTSVPPAPPVDAAKAIMADPQVPENRRNCAKCGNAVGRSIEDQPGRAEGFCPQCGTQFSFTPKLGAGDLVANQYEVAGALAHGGLGWIYLARDRNVSNRWVVLKGLLNAGDQDALAAAIAEQQFLAQVEHPSIVEIYNFVTHEGAGYIVMEYVGGKSLKQILKQRIAANHGSYDPLPVDQALAYILELLPAFSYLHDLGLVYCDFKPDNMIQVGDAMKLIDLGGVRRIDDQESAIYGTVGYQAPEVAEVGPSVASDIYTIGRTLVVLCMEFRGYQSTYLHSLPPVASTPLFVEYDSLYWLIAKCCAPDPADRFASVDELRTQVLGVLREVVARDHPGTSLTSAASVHFESPATARPIVEWSQLPELREDTTDPQHAWLSTVGTDDPGQRLRDLQAAPVDSAEVWLARARAALELGNSVQARAFAASLLSQDPWEWRALWVEGLAAVQADDFETAKASFNAVYQQVPGELAPKLALAFACEHGGRPAVAESLYQVCATTDAAYVPSAAFGTARVRAASGDTAGAVAALDQVPTTSRGYTESRQQRAEVLLAGSAQDIAVLDQAMRTVERASMDSTTQQRYVVRILTEALPVVSGTPGPGTTGTPGSGSAGVGGPGRKDGPRGAGSIGSVEATEQGVRDGLEAALRSLARDTPDLHERVDLVNRANAIRNWSLT, from the coding sequence GTGGCGACCTCGGCCAGCCGCGTGCAGTCCGCCGCGATCGGCTCGCGGCGGGCCGGCCGGGACGGGTCGAGCGCCACGCGTCGTACCCGGGTGGGCTCGCAGCGGATGCGGGCGGCCCGTCTGGGCGCCGGCCTCACCTCGGTGCCGCCGGCCCCACCGGTGGACGCGGCCAAGGCGATCATGGCCGACCCGCAGGTGCCGGAGAACCGCCGCAACTGCGCGAAGTGCGGCAACGCGGTCGGCCGCAGCATCGAGGACCAGCCCGGCCGTGCGGAGGGCTTCTGCCCGCAGTGCGGCACCCAGTTCTCGTTCACGCCCAAGCTCGGCGCCGGCGACCTGGTCGCGAACCAGTACGAGGTCGCCGGGGCGCTCGCCCACGGTGGCCTGGGCTGGATCTACCTGGCCCGCGACCGCAACGTCTCCAACCGGTGGGTGGTGCTCAAGGGCCTGCTCAACGCCGGCGACCAGGACGCCCTCGCCGCGGCGATCGCCGAGCAGCAGTTCCTGGCGCAGGTCGAGCACCCGTCGATCGTCGAGATCTACAACTTCGTCACCCACGAGGGTGCCGGCTACATCGTGATGGAGTACGTCGGCGGCAAGTCGCTGAAGCAGATCCTCAAGCAGCGGATCGCCGCCAACCACGGGTCCTACGACCCGTTGCCGGTGGACCAGGCGCTCGCCTACATCCTCGAGCTGCTGCCGGCCTTCTCCTACCTGCACGACCTGGGCCTGGTCTACTGCGACTTCAAGCCGGACAACATGATCCAGGTCGGCGACGCGATGAAGCTGATCGACCTCGGCGGCGTGCGGCGGATCGACGACCAGGAGTCCGCGATCTACGGCACCGTCGGCTACCAGGCCCCGGAGGTGGCCGAGGTCGGCCCGTCGGTCGCCTCCGACATCTACACGATCGGCCGCACCCTGGTGGTGCTGTGCATGGAGTTCCGCGGTTACCAGAGCACCTACCTGCACTCGCTGCCGCCGGTGGCGTCGACCCCGCTCTTCGTCGAGTACGACTCGCTGTACTGGCTGATCGCCAAGTGCTGTGCCCCGGACCCGGCGGACCGGTTCGCCTCGGTCGACGAGCTGCGCACCCAGGTGCTCGGCGTGCTGCGCGAGGTGGTCGCACGCGACCATCCGGGCACGTCGCTGACCAGCGCCGCGTCGGTGCACTTCGAGTCCCCGGCCACCGCCCGTCCGATCGTCGAGTGGAGCCAGCTCCCGGAGCTGCGCGAGGACACCACCGACCCCCAGCACGCCTGGCTCTCCACGGTCGGCACCGACGACCCCGGCCAACGGCTGCGGGACCTCCAGGCGGCCCCGGTGGACTCCGCCGAGGTGTGGCTGGCCCGCGCCCGGGCCGCCCTCGAGCTCGGCAACAGCGTGCAGGCGCGGGCCTTCGCGGCCAGCCTGCTCTCCCAGGATCCGTGGGAGTGGCGGGCACTGTGGGTGGAGGGACTGGCGGCCGTGCAGGCCGACGACTTCGAGACCGCGAAGGCCTCGTTCAACGCGGTCTACCAGCAGGTCCCCGGCGAGCTCGCGCCCAAGCTGGCGCTGGCGTTCGCCTGCGAGCACGGCGGCCGGCCGGCCGTCGCGGAGAGCCTCTACCAGGTCTGCGCCACCACCGACGCGGCCTACGTGCCCTCCGCCGCCTTCGGTACGGCGCGGGTGCGGGCGGCCTCCGGGGACACCGCCGGTGCCGTCGCGGCGCTGGACCAGGTGCCGACCACGAGCCGCGGCTACACCGAGAGCCGACAGCAGCGTGCCGAGGTGCTGCTGGCCGGGAGCGCGCAGGACATCGCGGTCCTCGACCAGGCGATGCGCACCGTCGAGCGGGCGAGCATGGACAGCACCACCCAGCAGCGCTACGTCGTCCGGATCCTGACCGAGGCGCTGCCCGTAGTGAGCGGGACCCCGGGCCCCGGGACCACCGGTACTCCCGGGAGCGGCAGTGCCGGTGTCGGCGGGCCCGGCAGGAAGGACGGTCCACGGGGCGCGGGCTCGATCGGCTCGGTCGAGGCCACCGAGCAGGGGGTCCGCGACGGGTTGGAGGCGGCCTTGCGATCCTTGGCGCGCGACACCCCCGACCTGCACGAGCGCGTGGACCTGGTGAACCGGGCCAATGCGATCCGGAACTGGAGCCTGACATGA
- a CDS encoding PP2C family protein-serine/threonine phosphatase → MALLAGARPGSRAVLVVLDGVSNSIDSDVASLAGAHAARDVLRMPLPVGLGTEESRAAAARKVFDTTVRAANTAIVATTDPDSPNPASATLAVAVVEGQRVHVANIGDSRAYWLPDVGDGVQLSTDDSLAQTQIAAGAPRAVAEASPQAHAITKWLGRDSPDLTPHLVTRDLDAAGWVMVCSDGLWNYASEPADLAAQVAAAGTTDPAELAIALVGFAHDCGGQDNITVALARIEPADDGSAAPPAVGVAAVGQNAGQTEQSGAGPADPVVDVPDRTDAPELPELPDHSQGGPSDG, encoded by the coding sequence ATGGCGCTGCTGGCCGGTGCGCGTCCCGGCTCCCGGGCGGTGCTCGTGGTGCTCGACGGCGTGTCGAACTCGATCGACTCCGACGTGGCCTCGCTGGCCGGGGCGCATGCGGCGCGCGACGTCCTCCGGATGCCGCTGCCCGTCGGGCTGGGCACCGAGGAGAGCCGTGCCGCGGCGGCACGCAAGGTGTTCGACACCACCGTCCGGGCGGCCAACACCGCGATCGTGGCCACCACCGACCCGGACTCGCCGAATCCGGCGTCGGCGACGTTGGCGGTCGCCGTGGTCGAGGGGCAGCGGGTGCATGTCGCCAACATCGGCGACTCCCGTGCCTACTGGCTGCCCGACGTCGGCGACGGCGTCCAGCTCAGCACCGACGACTCGCTCGCCCAGACCCAGATCGCGGCCGGAGCGCCGCGGGCGGTCGCCGAGGCCTCGCCGCAGGCGCACGCCATCACCAAGTGGCTGGGGCGGGACAGCCCGGACCTCACGCCACACCTGGTCACCCGCGACCTGGACGCCGCCGGCTGGGTGATGGTCTGCTCCGACGGACTGTGGAACTACGCCTCGGAGCCGGCCGACCTGGCCGCCCAGGTGGCTGCGGCCGGCACCACCGACCCCGCCGAGCTGGCGATAGCCCTGGTCGGCTTCGCCCACGACTGCGGCGGACAGGACAACATCACGGTGGCGCTGGCCCGGATCGAGCCGGCCGACGACGGGTCCGCCGCACCACCCGCGGTGGGCGTCGCCGCCGTCGGGCAGAATGCCGGGCAGACGGAGCAGTCCGGTGCCGGACCGGCCGACCCGGTGGTCGACGTACCCGACCGGACCGACGCCCCCGAGTTGCCCGAGTTGCCCGACCACTCCCAGGGAGGTCCCAGCGATGGCTGA
- a CDS encoding vWA domain-containing protein — protein MAEFTAAVYQNEFLPDGGTDVNAIVTVSCTGAGTAGQAGSGDAGEIIIVDTSGSMGPATMEAAKDAAKAALAEIVDGTWFAVIAGADRAMLAYPPVTSGPGMVQMDSRVRNQAMSAIDRFVGSGGTAISTWLDLAGQLFSSVPSVSQRHVLLLTDGENRERPGRLDDAINRATGYFQADCRGAGTDWQVAEIRRIAQALLGSVDIIPRPDQMRAEFQAIMRKSMSRGVADANLRVWTPQGAQILFVRQVSPTVEDLTARRTPVNPLTGDYPTGAWSDESRDYHVAVRVAAKAVGQEQLAARIQLALGDDIVTQGLIKATWSSNSELTTRIDQQVAHYTGQTELAAAIQEGLAAKAAGDEATATTKLGRAVALAAATGNAEATTKLRKVVEVENEADGTVRLRRAVDKADEMALDTASTKTTRIRKDPA, from the coding sequence ATGGCTGAGTTCACCGCCGCCGTCTACCAGAACGAGTTCCTGCCCGACGGTGGGACGGACGTGAACGCGATCGTGACGGTCAGCTGCACCGGCGCGGGCACCGCCGGGCAGGCGGGCTCGGGGGATGCCGGCGAGATCATCATCGTCGACACCTCCGGGTCGATGGGGCCGGCCACGATGGAGGCCGCCAAGGATGCGGCCAAGGCAGCGCTGGCCGAGATCGTCGACGGCACGTGGTTCGCGGTGATCGCCGGCGCGGACCGGGCGATGCTCGCCTACCCTCCGGTGACCTCCGGGCCGGGCATGGTCCAGATGGACAGCCGGGTCCGCAACCAGGCGATGTCGGCGATCGACCGCTTCGTCGGCAGCGGCGGCACGGCGATCAGCACCTGGCTCGACCTCGCCGGGCAGCTCTTCAGCTCCGTCCCGAGCGTCTCGCAGCGCCACGTGCTGCTGCTGACCGACGGTGAGAACCGGGAGCGGCCGGGGCGCCTGGACGACGCGATCAACCGGGCCACCGGCTACTTCCAGGCCGACTGCCGCGGTGCCGGGACCGACTGGCAGGTCGCCGAGATCCGCCGCATCGCCCAGGCCCTGCTCGGATCGGTCGACATCATCCCGCGCCCGGACCAGATGCGCGCGGAGTTCCAGGCGATCATGCGCAAGTCGATGTCGCGCGGGGTGGCGGACGCCAACCTCCGGGTCTGGACCCCGCAGGGCGCCCAGATCCTGTTCGTGCGGCAGGTGTCGCCGACGGTCGAGGACCTCACCGCGCGACGCACGCCGGTGAACCCGCTCACCGGCGACTACCCGACCGGTGCGTGGTCGGACGAGTCCCGCGACTACCACGTCGCGGTCCGGGTCGCCGCCAAGGCGGTCGGCCAGGAGCAGCTCGCCGCCCGGATCCAGCTCGCCCTCGGCGACGACATCGTCACCCAGGGACTGATCAAGGCCACCTGGTCCTCCAACTCCGAGCTGACCACCCGGATCGACCAGCAGGTCGCCCACTACACCGGGCAGACCGAGCTGGCCGCCGCGATCCAGGAGGGCCTGGCCGCGAAGGCGGCCGGCGACGAGGCCACCGCCACCACCAAGCTCGGACGCGCCGTCGCGCTGGCCGCCGCCACCGGGAACGCCGAGGCCACCACCAAGCTGCGCAAGGTCGTCGAGGTCGAGAACGAGGCGGACGGCACCGTGCGGCTGAGGCGCGCGGTGGACAAGGCCGACGAGATGGCGCTGGACACCGCGTCGACCAAGACCACGCGGATCCGCAAGGACCCAGCATGA
- a CDS encoding FHA domain-containing protein encodes MSSVCPSGHDSSADDYCDVCGLPIDSSAATPADPGAPAGGGAEQVSAADTAATAPEEESADCPNCQAANPPDALFCEACGYDFTTGTMPRPVEPAPLDLSVFGIPDPSAPATPVGETGQAGQAGQAGTQDAPEPVAPRLEAAWVAEVWIDPDWYDEQDSDDPLPSAGVPEVVPIRTRSVLVGRASRSRGIDPDIELGSDTGISRRHCQLTTDGTRWWVEDLGSSNGTYVGGSIGALPAMPITPGEKREIAPDERLYLGAWTRIVVRRAQPGEI; translated from the coding sequence ATGAGCTCTGTCTGCCCGTCCGGGCACGACTCGTCCGCCGACGACTACTGCGATGTCTGCGGACTGCCGATCGACTCCTCGGCCGCGACCCCGGCCGACCCCGGTGCGCCCGCCGGAGGCGGGGCCGAGCAGGTCAGTGCCGCGGACACCGCCGCGACCGCGCCGGAGGAGGAGAGCGCGGACTGCCCCAACTGCCAGGCGGCCAACCCGCCCGACGCGCTCTTCTGCGAGGCCTGCGGCTACGACTTCACCACCGGCACCATGCCGCGTCCGGTCGAGCCCGCGCCGCTCGACCTCTCCGTCTTCGGCATCCCCGACCCGTCGGCACCGGCCACACCGGTGGGGGAGACCGGGCAGGCCGGGCAGGCCGGCCAGGCCGGGACCCAGGACGCCCCCGAGCCGGTCGCGCCGCGACTCGAGGCAGCCTGGGTGGCCGAGGTCTGGATCGATCCCGACTGGTACGACGAGCAGGACAGCGACGACCCGTTGCCCTCGGCCGGCGTGCCGGAGGTGGTCCCGATCCGCACCAGGTCGGTGCTCGTCGGACGGGCCTCCCGCAGCCGCGGCATCGACCCGGACATCGAGCTCGGCAGTGACACCGGGATCAGCCGCCGCCACTGCCAGCTCACCACCGACGGGACGCGTTGGTGGGTCGAGGACCTGGGCTCCTCCAACGGCACCTACGTGGGCGGCTCGATCGGCGCGCTGCCGGCGATGCCGATCACGCCCGGCGAGAAGCGCGAGATCGCCCCGGACGAGCGGCTCTACCTCGGTGCCTGGACCCGGATCGTGGTCCGCCGCGCCCAACCCGGCGAGATCTGA
- a CDS encoding O-methyltransferase gives MSANPDLPAVVQRAFDVSRRSGYVSFCRNETGRLLAALAATREGTMAEFGTGCGVGTAWLRSGVRNDKARIITAELDPKLARAAAKIFTDDPLVDVLAADWSTLMDKGPYSLLFLDSGNPDAGDVDRLAELVEPGGLVVLDDFVPCQMWPPITDGRVDIQRERWLTDERFTAVELMTAPDAALILATRR, from the coding sequence ATGAGCGCGAACCCCGACCTCCCTGCCGTCGTGCAGCGCGCCTTCGACGTGTCGCGCCGCTCGGGCTACGTGTCGTTCTGCCGCAACGAGACCGGGCGCCTGCTCGCCGCGCTGGCGGCCACCCGCGAGGGCACCATGGCGGAGTTCGGCACCGGCTGCGGTGTCGGGACCGCGTGGCTGCGCTCAGGCGTGCGCAACGACAAGGCACGCATCATCACCGCCGAGCTCGACCCCAAGCTGGCCCGGGCGGCCGCGAAGATCTTCACCGACGACCCGTTGGTCGACGTGCTCGCCGCGGACTGGTCCACCCTGATGGACAAGGGTCCCTACTCGCTGCTGTTCCTGGACTCCGGCAACCCCGACGCCGGGGACGTGGACCGGCTGGCCGAGCTGGTGGAGCCCGGCGGCCTGGTCGTCCTCGACGACTTCGTGCCGTGCCAGATGTGGCCGCCGATCACCGACGGCCGGGTCGACATCCAGCGGGAGCGGTGGCTGACCGACGAGCGGTTCACCGCCGTGGAGCTGATGACCGCGCCGGACGCCGCGCTGATCCTGGCCACCCGCCGCTGA
- a CDS encoding 3-isopropylmalate dehydrogenase has translation MNDSSAAPSGTPVTSGQVSLGVIPGDGIGQEVTAEALKVLEVAAPDDVKFAQTRYDLGAERYLRTGEVLPDSVLEEVRGQDALLLGAVGGKPNDPNLPPGILERGLLLKLRFELDHYVNLRPSRLFPGSVSPLSAEVLGKGEVDFVVVREGTEGPYTGNGGALRVGTPAEVATEVSVNTAFGVERVIRDAFARAQRRPRRKLTLVHKTNVLVNAGSVWWRLFQEVAAEYPDVTTDYCHIDAVMIYLTTDPQRFDVIVTDNLFGDIITDLAAAISGGIGLAASGNVNPDRTAPSMFEPVHGSAPDIAGQQIADPTAAILSGALLLDHLGHPAAARRIEEAVLADLTARTPGVQRSTPEVGDAIAARVAG, from the coding sequence ATGAACGACTCCTCCGCAGCCCCGTCCGGCACCCCCGTCACCAGCGGCCAGGTGTCCCTCGGTGTCATCCCCGGTGACGGCATCGGCCAGGAGGTGACCGCCGAGGCGCTGAAGGTCCTCGAGGTCGCCGCCCCGGACGACGTGAAGTTCGCCCAGACGCGCTACGACCTCGGCGCCGAGCGCTACCTGCGGACCGGCGAGGTGCTCCCCGACAGCGTGCTGGAGGAGGTCCGCGGCCAGGACGCGCTGCTGCTCGGTGCGGTGGGCGGCAAGCCGAACGACCCGAACCTGCCGCCGGGCATCCTCGAGCGCGGCCTGCTGCTCAAGCTCCGCTTCGAGCTCGACCACTACGTCAACCTGCGCCCGTCCCGGCTGTTCCCGGGCTCGGTCTCCCCGCTCTCCGCCGAGGTGCTCGGCAAGGGTGAGGTCGACTTCGTGGTGGTCCGCGAGGGCACCGAGGGCCCCTACACCGGCAACGGCGGCGCGCTGCGCGTCGGCACCCCGGCCGAGGTCGCCACCGAGGTGTCGGTCAACACCGCCTTCGGCGTCGAGCGCGTGATCCGCGACGCCTTCGCGCGCGCCCAGCGGCGTCCCCGCAGGAAGCTCACCCTCGTCCACAAGACCAACGTGCTGGTCAACGCCGGCTCGGTCTGGTGGCGGCTGTTCCAGGAGGTGGCCGCCGAGTACCCCGACGTCACCACCGACTACTGCCACATCGACGCGGTGATGATCTACCTGACCACCGACCCGCAGCGCTTCGACGTGATCGTCACCGACAACCTCTTCGGCGACATCATCACCGACCTGGCCGCCGCCATCAGCGGGGGCATCGGGCTGGCCGCCTCCGGCAACGTCAACCCGGACCGCACCGCTCCGTCGATGTTCGAGCCGGTGCACGGCTCGGCGCCCGACATCGCCGGCCAGCAGATCGCCGACCCGACCGCCGCGATCCTCTCCGGTGCGCTGCTCCTCGATCACCTCGGTCACCCCGCCGCCGCCCGTCGTATCGAGGAGGCCGTGCTGGCCGACCTCACCGCCCGGACCCCCGGCGTCCAGCGGAGCACCCCCGAGGTCGGCGACGCGATCGCTGCGCGAGTAGCCGGCTGA
- a CDS encoding branched-chain amino acid aminotransferase — protein sequence MQITTTLAENPTDDARLAEILANPGFGTHFSDHMFTVEWTPERGWYDARITPYGPITLDPAAAVLHYAQETFEGMKAYRHADDSLWLFRPEANAERMVRSSHRLALPVLEVPDFLQAVEELVRVDARWVPANADGGEKSLYLRPFMFASEKFLGVRPAQHVTFMVISSPAGAYFKGGVKPVTLWLTEEYTRAGRGGMGAAKTGGNYASSLVAQQEASSHGCDQVVFLDAQEGRYVEELGGMNMYFVYDDGSIVTPETGTILEGITRSSIIELAEKMGHQVTQRQFGIDEWRDGVASGRITEIFACGTAAVVTPVGALKSAAGDTPAPASQDLTMRIREQLVGVQFGRNADAFGWMHRVD from the coding sequence ATGCAGATCACCACCACGCTCGCCGAGAACCCGACCGACGACGCTCGTCTGGCCGAGATCCTGGCCAACCCGGGCTTCGGCACCCACTTCTCCGACCACATGTTCACGGTGGAGTGGACCCCCGAGCGTGGGTGGTACGACGCCCGCATCACGCCGTACGGACCGATCACCCTCGACCCGGCGGCCGCCGTCCTGCACTACGCGCAGGAGACCTTCGAAGGGATGAAGGCCTACCGCCACGCCGACGACTCGCTGTGGCTGTTCCGCCCGGAGGCCAACGCCGAGCGGATGGTGCGCTCCAGCCACCGGCTGGCGCTGCCGGTGCTGGAGGTCCCGGACTTCCTCCAGGCGGTCGAGGAGCTGGTCCGGGTCGACGCGCGCTGGGTGCCCGCCAACGCCGACGGCGGCGAGAAGAGTCTCTACCTGCGTCCGTTCATGTTCGCCTCGGAGAAGTTCCTCGGGGTGCGGCCGGCCCAGCACGTGACCTTCATGGTGATCAGCAGCCCCGCCGGGGCCTACTTCAAGGGCGGCGTCAAGCCGGTCACGCTCTGGCTGACCGAGGAGTACACCCGGGCCGGACGCGGCGGCATGGGCGCGGCGAAGACCGGTGGCAACTACGCCAGCTCCCTGGTCGCTCAGCAGGAGGCCAGCTCGCACGGCTGCGACCAGGTGGTCTTCCTCGACGCCCAGGAGGGGCGCTACGTCGAGGAGCTGGGCGGGATGAACATGTACTTCGTCTACGACGACGGCTCCATCGTCACCCCCGAGACCGGCACCATCCTCGAGGGCATCACCCGCTCCTCGATCATCGAGCTGGCCGAGAAGATGGGGCACCAGGTCACCCAGCGGCAGTTCGGGATCGACGAGTGGCGCGACGGGGTCGCGTCGGGCCGGATCACCGAGATCTTCGCCTGCGGCACCGCGGCCGTGGTCACCCCGGTCGGTGCGCTGAAGTCGGCGGCGGGCGACACCCCGGCCCCGGCCTCCCAGGACCTGACGATGCGGATCCGTGAGCAGCTCGTCGGCGTCCAGTTCGGCCGCAACGCGGACGCGTTCGGCTGGATGCACCGCGTCGACTGA